In Runella sp. SP2, the genomic window CCATGCTTTGGGTATTACGCGATAGTCTCAATTTGGTCGGTACAAAGTTTGGCTGCGGCATGGCTCAGTGCGGAGCTTGTACCATTCATTTGGACGGGAACGCCGTTCGCTCGTGCGTGTTGCCCGTGTCAGCGATTGGCAAATCAGCCATCACAACCATCGAAGGACTTTCTGAAAAAGGCGACCACCCCGTCCAAAAAGCGTGGCTCGAACATGATGTAGCACAATGCGGCTATTGTCAAACGGGGCAAATTATGACGGCAACGGCCTTGCTAAAAAATAACCCTAACCCGAGCGAAGCTGATATTGATGCCGCCATGAGCGGTAATATTTGCCGTTGTGGGACGTATTTGAGAATTAAAGATGCCATTAAATCTGCTGCCAAAACATCAAACGCTAAATAAGAAAAGACGATGAAAAATATAAAATCACAAAGCAGAAGAGATTTTCTAAAGTCTTCGGCTTTGGCAGGCGGCGGGATGATGCTCAGTTTTAGCTGGTTTTCGAGCGCCAAAGCCGCTGAAAAAATACAGGAATTGAACTTGCCAGAGCCACAGTGGTCAGAGCTAGCCGCTTACATCAAAATTACACCCGATAATGTCGTGAAAATTTTGGTGCCCAATCCAGAGTTTGGCCAAAACGTGATGACTTCGTTGCCAATGATGGTAGCTGAAGAACTCGACGTTGATTGGAAAAACGTGGTGGTCGAAATGAGTACGCACGACAATGTCAAATACGGAGCACAGTTTACGGGGGGAAGTAATTCGGTAAGAATGTACTGGAAACCGCTCCGAAATGCAGGGGCGGCTGCCCGTCAAATGCTCATCGAAGCGGCAGCACAAACGTGGGGAGTGACGGCTTCTGAAATTACAACGAAAGCGGGTATTTTGTCGCATTCGAGTGGAAAAACGGCGAACTATGGCCAAATGGCCTCAAAAGCGGCTACCTTGCCCGTTCCGAAAGACGTCAAATTGAAAGCTCCTAAAGATTTCTCCATCGTAAGTCATTCAAAGAAAAATACCGAAGGCGTAAAAGTGGTAACAGGAAAGCCGCTTTTTGGGATGGATTACAAAGTAGATGGAATGTTGATTGCCATGATTCAGCACCCGCCTGCTTTCGGTATGAAACTCAAGTCGTTTGATGCCACTGCCGTCAAGAAAATGCCAGGTATCAAAGACGTATTTAGCTTTAAATTGTATGACGACGGGTTTGAGCAGGCAGGTTTTGATACCCGCGCTTTCAACGAAATGATAGCTATTGTAGGGAATAGTACTTGGGAGGTGATGAACGCCCGCAAAAAGTTGGTTGTGCAATGGGAAGCGGCGGGCGAGGTGAAAGAAACCATGATGGGGAGAGGTGGTAAGCGGGAAGTGACCGTGCCTGGCCGATTAGAAACCACAAGTGCGCAATTTGAGATGATGGCGGAGTATGCTGCAAGACCAGCCCAACAACTCCGAAAAGATGGTGACCCTGAAACGGCTTTCAAAAATGCGGCTCAAATCATTGAACGCACGTACAATGCACCGTTTTTGGCCCATAATTGCATGGAACCCATGAACTTCTTTGCGCACGTACAAGAAGACAAAGCCTTGGTAGCGGGACCGTTGCAAGCGCCAGGCTGGATGGAGCCAACTCTTGTAAAATTGTTAAACCTCCCTGCCGATAAAATCGAAATTCAAATGACGCGCATGGGGGGAGGTTTTGGACGCAGGGCCTACGGGTCTTACGTGTATGAAGCGGCCCGTATTTCCCAAAAAATGAAAGCCCCCGTCAAGCTGATTTATACGCGGGAGGATGACATGACGTACGGAATTTACCGACCCATGTACACCGCTACGTATCGGGCGGCGTTGGATGCCAATAAAAACCTGATTGGTTTCCACGTCAAAGGCGGAGGAATCCCCGAAAACCCCGTTCATGCCAATCGTTTTCCTGCGGGTGCGGTGGACAATTACTTGGCCGAAGGCTGGGAAATTCCGTCAAATATCACAATTGGGGCATTTAGAGCACCGCGTTCCAATTTCAACGCTGCTGCCGAGCAGTCGTTTTTGGACGAAGTAGCAGCTGCGATGGGCAAAGACCCGATTGAAATGCGGTTGGAGTTGCTGAAACGGGCCAAAGAAAACCCCGTGGGTAAAAACAATGATTACGATGCCAACAGATACATCGGTGTATTAGAACTGCTGAAAGAAAAATCGGGCTGGGGAAAACCCGAAAATGCGGGTAAAAAACGGGGCGTTGCGGCCTATTTTTGCCACGCTTCCTACGCGGGGCATGTCGTTGATATGGTGATGAAAGACGGTCAGCCGTACGTGGAGGCTGTCACATCAGCTATTGACTGTGGAGTCGTCGTCAACCCTGATGCTGCTCGCAATATGGTGCAGGGAGCCGTAGTGGACGGTATTGGAAATTCGTTTTATGGCGCTTTAACGCACAAAGACGGGGCGGCGGAGCAAAACAACTTCCATACTTACCGCATGATTCGCCACAACGAAGCACCGAAGAAAATTGACGTTCATTTTGTGCAAAGCGAAGTTGACCCGACAGGACTTGGTGAGCCGCCGTTCCCGCCTGTGTTTGGGGCGGTTGCCAATGCGTTGTTTCAAACGACGGGCAAACGTTACTATAATCAGCCGTTTAAGGTAGAAATTGAAAAGCCGAAGTCATAAAATAGACTTTTTAATAACTATAGCCGCGAATCCGCTAATGATGTGTATTCGTGGCTTTTCTGTGTGTATATGTGAAAAATCAATCGTCAAGAAAAAAGGAGAGAGATACTGTAATCAATAAATTTATATAAATTTGTAGATTATAATCTGTAGATTTATATAAAATGATAGAAAGAAAGCTCAAGGTGCACTTGGAAGGTCACTGGAATGAGGGTAAAGTATTGATTGTTTTAGGGCCGCGCCAAGTGGGCAAAACAACCTTATTGGAATATTTGTGCAGCCAAACAGGGGACTACCTTTTATTAAATGGTGATGACCCGATTGTGCGACAGACCCTTGAAAACATCGGGGAGGTGCAGCTCAAACAACTCATTGGGAAGTACCAAACGGTGTTTATTGACGAAGCCCAAAGGATTCCCAACATTGGACTTACGCTAAAAATTATTCACGACCGCATCAAAAATATAAGGGTTGTGGTAAGTGGTTCGTCAGCGTTGGAATTGAGCAGCAATATCAACGAGCCACTCACAGGGCGTAAATGGGAGTATCATTTATATCCTATTAGTTGGCAAGAGTTAAGTCAGCATATAGGTTTTTTAGGAGTAAAACAACAGTTTGAAATACGACTCATTTATGGAATGTATCCCGAAATAATCAATAGACTTGGTGATGAAGAGGCTGTTTTGAAACAGTTGGCAAGCAGCTATTTGTACAAAGATTTATTGAATTATAATGGTATTCGTAAGCCAGAAATTTTATCTAAGTTGTTGATTGCTTTGGCATTACAAGTTGGGTCGGAGGTTTCGTACAATGAGTTGGCTCAATTGCTCAGAATAGATCGAGCGACGGTAGAACAGTATATTGGGCTGCTGGAACAAGCATACGTAATTTTTAGACTTAACCCACTTAGTCGAAATGTTCGGAACGAAATTAGTTCGAGCAGGAAAATCTACTTTTACGATAATGGTATTAGAAACGCCCTCATTGGGAATTTTAATCCGTTGGCATTAAGAAATGATACAGGAGCTTTATGGGAAAACTTCTTGATAAGCGAGCGTCTGAAAGCAAATCACTACAACAACAGTACGACAAAAGCTTATTTTTGGCGAACCCACGCCCAGCAAGAAATTGATTATATTGAAGAACGAGGCGGACAGATGTATGCGTACGAATTCAAATGGAATCCCAAAGCCAAAAATAAGTTCCCCAATTCTTTTGTAGAAGCATATCAACCAGTTGAAAAACAGCTGATTATTCCTGATAATTTTGAGGATTTTTTGAGATAAAACATGCCAAGATAGTTTAGTATTAGGAAGGCATTCACCATTTATTAATGAGGTAGTTTTTGGTCGAATTTTGTTAAAATAACTTGTTCAAATTCTCTTTTCCCAAACTCTTTCATCAGCCATGTTTTTCCTACTTGTCTTGCTCCTTGCAAAATGAGCGGCTTTCTTGTGGACGAATTTTTCCAGTTTAGTAGGTCTTGATATATGTGTTGTATCATATTTTTCCTTTGAAAAAGTGTCACCTTCCCGAAAGTTCCAAACTTTCGGGAAGGTGATAATTGATGTTCCAATAAAAGTTTCAAACTTTTGGGAAGGTGACAATTGTGCGCTAACGGTTAAAAAACAGCCTTAAAATTCTTTTAAAATAATTAACCCAATTTACCAATCAACTCTAAGAAAGAATGAACAGAAGAGAGGTCATTAAAAGTGTTGCTTTGATGTTTGGAGGAACGCTATCGGCGCCAACCCTTATGGCCATGAACCACTGGGAACAGGCCACTACTCCTGACACAAATGCGGCGGCGTTTAGCCTAACGGCGACGCAGCAAAAGATTGTCGCGGAAGTAGCCGAAATGATTATCCCCAAAACAAATACAGTAGGAGCCAAAGACGTGGGTGTGCCAGCATTTGTCGAAATGATGCTCAAAGACTGCTACTTACCACCTGACCACCAGCGTTTTTTAGAGGGCTTAACTTCTTTGGAACAAATGAAATTTTTGGAACTGAACGAGGCCGAACGGCGCGGTGCACTCAAAATGATGGAGCAACAAACCAAAGAACAAATGAAGACGCCATCGAAAACGGTTCCTTTTTGGCGTTTGATGAAAGAACTGACGTTGTTGGGGTATTTTACTTCAGAAGCGGGTATCAAGGCTTCCTTTGAGTACGTACAAATTCCTGGGAAATTGGAAAACATCAAGCTCAAACCCAACCAAAAATCATACGCGTATTAAATGTAAATTTAGTGATGAGTTATAAGAGAGGAGTGATAAGAATTTCTTAATTACTCATCTCTTAAATCTCATCACTTATCACTCATTAAATTATTGAAAGTCATGTACTTAAATATAAAAGCAACGAAAGATAATACCTTTGACGCCATTGTCGTTGGGTCGGGGATGACGGGCGGTTTTGCGGCGAAAGAACTGACCGAAAAAGGCATGAAAGTGTTGATGATTGAGCGTGGAAAAGAAATCAAGCACGTTCAGGATTACGACACGGCCATGAAACAGCCGTGGGAAATTGAACACCGTGGCAAAACCACGCTCGTTTCGGCCGAAGAACGCTGGGCTAATAGCCGTTTTTGGGGGCTGGGTAGCGAAGAAGTGGTAAACCATTTGACCAACGATAAAGAAAATCCGTATATAGAAAAGCGCCCCTTTGACTGGATTCGCGCCTACCATACAGGAGGCAAGTCCATGCACTGGGGACGTCAGTCGTACCGTTGGAACAAACAAGATTTTGAAGCCAATGCCAAAGAAGGCATCGGCATCGACTGGCCGATTCGGTACGAAGATTTGGAGCCTTGGTACACGCATGTCGAAAAATTTGTGGGCGTAAGTGGCCAAAAAGAAGGCTTAGACGTACTGCCCGACGGGCATTTTTTGCCGCCCATGCCGCTGTTTGCGCCTGAGGCTTATTTCAAAAAAGTGATGTTCGACAAGTTCAATCGCCCCGTAACGGTAGGGCGGGTGGCCAACCTTACGCAACCCCAAGCCATTCATACTGAACTTGGTAGAGCGTCGTGCCAGTACCGTAACAAGTGCGCGCGTGGATGTCCTTATGGTGGATATTATAGCTCGCTGTCGGGGGCGATTCCCGCTGCCATGCGTACCAAACGCCTAACGATGTTACACGATTCGATTGTGGCCGAAATTATCTATGATGACCAAAAAAATAAGGCCGTTGGCGTTCGGGTTATCAATCAGCATAACAATCTTGTTACCGATTATTTCTCAAAAATTATCTTCTTAAACGCAGGTTCTATCAATACTGCTGCGTTGATGCTTAACTCTAAATCGAGGCGTTTCCCCAACGGATTCGGAAACGATAGCGACCAAGTAGGGCGTAATCTCATGGATCACCAACTTGGCGCAGGAGCTACGGCGAGTATCGAGGGCTTTGAAGACGATTATGTATATGGACAGCGCCCCAACGCGCTCTACATTCCTCGTTTCCGAAACTGGGGGAACGACAAGCAAACGGCGTATCTCAGGGGCTTTGGCTACCAAGGCGGAGCGAGCCGCGAAGGTTGGAACCGTGGCGTGGCCGCCGATGGTTTTGGCAGTGATTTTAAAGAAAACCTCACCAAGCCAGGCGCGTGGACGATTAGTATTGGAGGGTTTGGGGAAGTGTTGCCCGACCCCAACAACCGAATGTACCTCGACCCCGATAAAAAAGACAAATGGGGCGTGCCGTTGATTGTGTTTGATGCGGCCTTTAGTGACAACGACCGTGCAATTCGCAAGGACATCGTAGCTTCGGCGGTAGAAATGCTGGAAACGGCGGGTTTCAAAAACGTGACTCCTTACGACCGCCCGACCCACCTTGGATTGGGTATTCACGACATGGGAACGGCTCGGATGGGGCGCGACCCAAAAACGTCGGTCTTGAATTCTTTCAACCAAGTGCATGACAGTAAAAATGTATTTGTGACCGATGGCGCGGCGATGGCTTCGGCTTCTTGTGTCAATCCATCCATTACCTACATGGCGCTTACGGCCCGTGCAGTAGATCATGCAGTGAAGTCTTTGAAAAAAAGAGAATTGTAACTCAAAACAGTATCTGTTTCCTTTTTTTGCCTTTCTTAATGAAAAAAGTACCAGAGAAAAAGATGAATAACCGTAGAAAGTTTCTTAAACAAGCAAGTAGCGCTTTGGCGATTGGGGCAGTTGCACCCGCGATGGCGCACGAAAACGCGGCCACGCCCAAAGCCCAAGAAGATTTGTTCAAGCTAGGAATCGCAGGCTATAGTTTTGTGCATTTTAAACTAGATCAAGCCCTCGAAATGATGCGTAAGGTGGACGTTCACTACCTGTGTATCAAAGATTTTCACTTGCCTTTTAATAGTACCGACGAACAAATCGCGGCGTTTCATGCGACCCTCAAAGCCTCCAACGTAACGGGCTACGCTGTGGGGCCGATTTACATGAAAACGACCCAAGAAATCGACAATGGTTTTGAATATGCAAAACGCGTTGGAGTAAAACTTATCGTGGGCGTACCAAACGAAGAGTTGTTGCCGTATATCGACAAAAAAGTGAAGGAATACGACATGCGTTATGCAATTCACATTCACGGGCCTGACATTAAATTGTGGCCAAATGCGTCGTCGGTTATCAATGCCGTTAAAAACCTTGATCCGCGTATGGGATTGTGTTTTGACATGGGGCACGATGCGCGTTTTGGCGATGACCCAATTGCCGACCTCAAAAAATACGCCGACCGCATTTTTGACATTCACCTCAAAAACGTAACGGCGGCTTCTAAAGAAGGAAAAACCTGCGAACTCGGACGCGGTATCATCGACGTGCCTGCCTTTGTGGCCATGCTTCGCAAAATCAAGTACAGCGGAAGTTGTAGCCTTGAGTATGAAAAAGACATGAAAGACCCGTTGGCAGGTATCGCCGAATCGGTGGGGTACTTCAAAGGAGTTTGCCAAGCGAGCCGTAAATAGTCAAGAGCAGTCAGTAATAAGTAAAAGGGGTTGGGTAAGGCTTTGGCCAATATCCAGCCCCTTTTAAATGATTAAGCACAGTTAACGATTAACGGATAACAATTAACTTTGCTTATTTTATGTGTTGATTTTTTAAAACAAGAAGCTGAGGGATGGACAAAATCCCTTTGAACATAAGCTTCGTTAGTTCGCCAACGTTGTGAAAATACGAGCCAAGTACAAGGTCGGTATCGCCGTCGCGGTCGATGTCGGCGGCTTCTAAAGTAAGCCACTTTCCTGCGGCGGCAGCTTGCGTGCTTGAGACATCAAATTGAAAGTTACCTTTGTTAGAAAAATACAAAAATCCTTGTTCTGGTTGGCCGAGGTCGTCGTAAAAGGAGATGGCGGCGATGTCGATGTCGCCGTCGTTGTCAAAATCTCGCGCCACCGCTTTGCTGGTGCCGTAGAGCGGATAAAACCATGCTTCCTTAAAATTGTCTTTCCCATCGTTCAGAAAAAGACGGATGCCGTGGTAGTTTTTGGAGATGGCCGAATAATCCCAATTGTCGCCGTTGGTCAATAAAATATCTAAAGTGCCGTCTTTGTTAAAATCCACGAACTCAAAATAACTTACACCATACACAGGTGGGAATTGAAGTACCACTTTTTCTTTAAATTGGCCTTTGCCGAGGTTATAAAAAATGTGAATACTTTCGCGGGCTTGTGCCATCAACACCACGATGTCAGGTTTTTTGTCGTTGTTCATGTCTCTGATTTCCACCCTGCGCGCGCCAGGTAGAGCGAGCAAAATGTGTTCTTTTTCGGGCAACATACTCTCGTACCACGCCAGTTTTCCCGTATTATTTCCAAAGTGACAAATCACGACATCTTCTTGGCCGTCTTGGTTGAGGTCGGCCGTAGCAAAGTCAACACCCCGCTGAATGGCGTCAAAATAAAGGGTGGCGTTGGCCATGGTAGTATCAAGAACAATTAATTTCCCCAATGCCTGGTCAGAAGGGCGAAATGACCCAATTGTGAGTAAGCGGGGAGGGGCATTGGTTGGAAATGAAATGGCAGACGGTGGACTATCGACATTCCATGTCATGCGCAACTGAAGAAGTGAATCGACTTCGTACAATTCATTTTGGGCATCACCCACGTACAAAATGCCATTTTTGGGGTTAAACTTGAGTAGTGACGTTTGCGGAATGGGCTTGTCGTGCACTTTTACTTCGAGGGCTTCAAACTGTGACAAAGTCGGTAAGATGGAAGCGTGTTTGGACTGTGGCAATGGCGACTCGGGGGCAGTTTGAACGTAGAAATCAACAATCTGTTTCCACGCTTCTTGCGACAATTGGGGTGTTTCTGGATACGCGCCTGATTGCCTCAACACGGCTTCTTCCTTAGGGTCGAGGTCTTCGTACGGATTTTTACCTGCGTCTTTGATACCCAACCGAAGGCCCATGTTGGGAAGTACGCTATTCGCCCACGTTTTTTTGTCCAACAAGGCTGGTTCAGGGTACAGATGGCAGCTTTGGCAATGCGTTAAAGCAAGTTGTTTTCCTTGAGAAAAAGCATTTGTTGACCAAAAGATTATAATGAGTAGTCCCGTAATTTTAGAAACCATAAGGGAGAAATTTGAATCGAAAAATAAAAAAAATTCCGAGATAAAACCTATCTCGGAATTCTAACTACTTACCAAAGTTCAACTCTAACGTTGTATTTTTAATGTATGAATACTGCATACATGGTTAAAAGTACTATTTAACATCCCAAAAAAGTTTGGTAGTTAGATTATCTTTTGCTTTTACAGTACCATAGTTAGTGGTATTGTAGATTTGCTCGCTTGATGGATAAATCCAGCGTACTGGAGGTTGGGTCTGCGCATTGGCATTATCTACCATAAAGCTAAATTTCGGCAAATCTAATCGACGAATTTCTGACCAACTTTCATACGGCTGAACTACACTGTAGTGAATCCACTTTTGAGTAGCGATAGCGGCTAGTTTATCTGTAGCCTTGTCCCAGCTGATACCATCACTATTGATATACTTCTGGATTTCGTCAGCGGTAGCAGGAGTTGGGGCAGCGATTGTATTATCATTACTAATTTTACTGAAATTATAGTAATACTCAACCGACTGCGCAATACCTTTTTCGTAAGCAGCTTTGGCGGCAGCTGCGTTGTTGGCTTTTAGATAGTACTCAGCAGCCAAGAAGCTCACCTCGGCAGCGTTGATGATAACACCAGGGAAAAACTGGTTACGACTTATTGTAGAGCGGTTATAAATCGAAAGTGTACCACCCGCAATCAACGCTTCTTGTGCTGATCCTGTCAACATTGGATCTAAACCAGCATATTTACCCGCAGCATTAGCACCTGGCTCAAACATTACGCGCAAACGAGGGTCTGTGTTTTTGTTCATGTGGTCAATCATCACTTTCCCTGCTACGTTTCCGTTCCAATCTTCCAAGCCTGTACGGAAGTTTTTGGAATGAATATCCGTATTGATGTCATACACTGCAATTTGGATATTTTCAGCGTTTGCTGAAACAACAGGATATTTAGTTGGGTTGCCCAAGATGTCTGCAATTTCCGTTTTAGCTCTAGCTGAAAAAGCCGAAGCATCCGAAACCCGCGTAAGAATGCGGAGGCGAAGCGAGTTACAGTATCTTTTCCACTGATTGATATCGCCTTTATTAACAAAGTCCTGCGTTTTGAAACCTGTCAAAATACCCGCATTGATACTAATTGTGTTAAGCTCGTCGGCAAATCCTTTAAGTTCGTCCAACATTTTGGTATAAACCGCATCTGCCGCATCGTAGGTTGCGAATGAGTTGTTAAAATCACCACCTTTAGTACTCAGAAGTCCTGCCGTAGAGAGTGGCATGTCGCCGTGTAAGTCAACGTTTTTCTGAACGTGATCGTAAAGATAGATGGTTGATGTAATCTTATAAATACGACGTAATGACTGGGCATCTGCGCTCAAAGCGTTGTAAATTTTTTCCATTTCGCGGTACTGAGCGAGGGTACCATAAAATGTATTCCAACGGTCAGAAATCAAACCACCTCCTGGAATGTACTGGTTATCGGCATTGACCCAACCAACAGCTTGGTTATAGCGATTGAGGGTTGGCCGAATCACAACGAAATAGTTCCAGTAATCTGGCAATACATACCATTTGTTGGCATTTAGAAAGCCAGTAAACTGCTTTTCGACGGTTGAGGTAGAGATTTTTGAAGGATCTGGGTACGCTTTCTCAAAGTCTGACTTTTCGCAGGCAGTAAGACCAAGCGTAGTTAAAGCGATTAGTGCTATTTTTTTCATTGTGTTTTCTTTCGTTTTGAATGACTCAACAAATTAGAAACTTGCTCTTAACATGATACCCATGGTACGAGTTGCAGGGTTTGTACCCGCGTTGTTAAGTGTTTGGAACCAGCGAGAACCAGCGGTTGTTTGTTCTGGATCCATGTCCTTGATAGAACGGTAAATGAAGAATGGGTTTCTTGCAAATACTGAAAGCGTCAATTGTTTAGCACCAATTTTATTAATGATATTGCTTGGCATTTGATAAGCAAGCGACAATTCACGTACTTTAACATAGTTGTTTTCAACTACGTATAATTCGTAGCGTGAAGAACCGTACTGAGGTCCACCCCAGTTGTAAGTAAGCCAATAGTAGTAGGCCTGTGAAATGACGTTGGTGTTTTTCTCACCGTTGGCAAGTACTCCGTCTAGCAACATACCATCGTTGAATACTTTTTCGCCGTTAGGGCCTTGTGTTGCTGTCGTTTGAATACCTTTACCATCTTTTACGTAGTAGCTAAGACCACCGCTTGCTGCATCCATGTACTTGGTACTTTCTTCCGTTAATCCTCGTGATGTCATCCAGAAAAGACCTGTAGGCATGACGTGTCCACCGTAACGGTAATCAATGTTAACATCTAATGTAATGCCTTTGTAAGAGAAGGTATTAAGCAAACCACCAACCGCTTTTGGCATCGCATTTCCGACTTTGTGCATGGTGCTTCCGTCAAGTTGGTACAAGCCATTAGGTTGTACAATCATTTGACCGTTGCTGCTACGGGCAACCAACGGCGTGTAGAAATCGCCCATAGCTTGACCTACAACCGAACGCAATTGAGCTGCTGCACCGTCAAAATCTGAGTGTAATAACTCCGTAGAGTTGTTAGCTAATTTTTCTACAACGTTTGTGTTTTTGGCAAACGTCAAGGTAGTTTCCCAATTAAGTTTACGCCCTTGGAGTGGAACGGCATTAAGTAACACTTCTATCCCTTTGTTACGAAGTGTACCAATGTTAGCCAATACTGAAGTAGCGCCCGAAGTAGCAGGAATTGTAAGTGGCAAAATTTGGTCTCTGATTTGGCCATTATAGTAGTTTAGCTCTAAGCCAAGTCGTTTACCAAAGAATTTTGTTTCTAAACCAAATTCGATTTCATGCTTCTGCTCTGGACGGATACCATCGTTTCCGAAAGATGACGAGATATTTGTGTAAAGAACAGGCTGACCACCTACTTGCTGAACACCCAAAGTACCTTGGTTGTAAGCAATATTAGCACGGTAAATATCTGGGAAGTTACCCACAATACCCCAAGAACCACGGATTTTACCAAAGCTAATGAAAGCTGGTAATTGGAAAGCATCCGAGAAAACAAAACTTGCATTAAGTGATGGGTAGGTAAAGGTATTGTTGTTAGGGTTCATGGTAGAAGTACGGTCGCGACGAATCGTTCCTTCCAAGAAAGCAAAACCTTTGTAATCTAAGTTGATTGTTCCAATCAAGGCATCCTTCACGATTGACCAACGTGATGAACCTGTACTTGCTAGGTTGACAGAAGCGGCAATATCAAACAAGTTTTCAGTACTCAAACCACCATTCGTTCCACGGTTTACCATTGTGTAAAGTTCTTTAGTCGCCGTGTAGCCACCCATTACGTTCAAATCTAGGTCTTTGGTGATTTTTTTGTTGTAGGTCAACAACGCATCTCCGTACATTAATGAAGAGATAGAGTTTGTCAAACCAAAGTAACCAGAGTATCCAAAAGCCAACGGGCGTTCTGTTGATTGGCGTGTTTCTTCGCGTTGCGAGGTGAAGTCAGTTGATGTACGCAAACGGAATTTAAGGTCTTTTGTGATTTGGTAGTGGTTGGTCATACTTGCAATCACGCGGTTATTAAATTCGTCGTAGCCGTGTTCTTTCACACGCCAAACGTAGTCTGCAATATCAGCCTTGAAACCATTGCGAATGATATTTTCGCTAGGAGTTAAGCTTTGACCATTTGCACCTTGCACAAAACGGTATCCTTGGCTGGTTTTGTATTTGTTGAAGTACCAGTCAGCATTGTCAAAACGACCAATCATTCCCGTGAAGTTGTTGATCATACGGTCGATAGAGTACGGACGGTTGAAGGTGTTTTGGTTAATGTAATTAATCATTACATCTGTCGTCCACTTTTTGCCAATTTTGAAACTACTGTTGAGGTTAGCAATATTTTTAACGTTTTGAGAACCGAAG contains:
- a CDS encoding (2Fe-2S)-binding protein; amino-acid sequence: MAKYNLKINGKARQVDVDPNTPMLWVLRDSLNLVGTKFGCGMAQCGACTIHLDGNAVRSCVLPVSAIGKSAITTIEGLSEKGDHPVQKAWLEHDVAQCGYCQTGQIMTATALLKNNPNPSEADIDAAMSGNICRCGTYLRIKDAIKSAAKTSNAK
- a CDS encoding xanthine dehydrogenase family protein molybdopterin-binding subunit; translation: MKNIKSQSRRDFLKSSALAGGGMMLSFSWFSSAKAAEKIQELNLPEPQWSELAAYIKITPDNVVKILVPNPEFGQNVMTSLPMMVAEELDVDWKNVVVEMSTHDNVKYGAQFTGGSNSVRMYWKPLRNAGAAARQMLIEAAAQTWGVTASEITTKAGILSHSSGKTANYGQMASKAATLPVPKDVKLKAPKDFSIVSHSKKNTEGVKVVTGKPLFGMDYKVDGMLIAMIQHPPAFGMKLKSFDATAVKKMPGIKDVFSFKLYDDGFEQAGFDTRAFNEMIAIVGNSTWEVMNARKKLVVQWEAAGEVKETMMGRGGKREVTVPGRLETTSAQFEMMAEYAARPAQQLRKDGDPETAFKNAAQIIERTYNAPFLAHNCMEPMNFFAHVQEDKALVAGPLQAPGWMEPTLVKLLNLPADKIEIQMTRMGGGFGRRAYGSYVYEAARISQKMKAPVKLIYTREDDMTYGIYRPMYTATYRAALDANKNLIGFHVKGGGIPENPVHANRFPAGAVDNYLAEGWEIPSNITIGAFRAPRSNFNAAAEQSFLDEVAAAMGKDPIEMRLELLKRAKENPVGKNNDYDANRYIGVLELLKEKSGWGKPENAGKKRGVAAYFCHASYAGHVVDMVMKDGQPYVEAVTSAIDCGVVVNPDAARNMVQGAVVDGIGNSFYGALTHKDGAAEQNNFHTYRMIRHNEAPKKIDVHFVQSEVDPTGLGEPPFPPVFGAVANALFQTTGKRYYNQPFKVEIEKPKS
- a CDS encoding ATP-binding protein, translated to MIERKLKVHLEGHWNEGKVLIVLGPRQVGKTTLLEYLCSQTGDYLLLNGDDPIVRQTLENIGEVQLKQLIGKYQTVFIDEAQRIPNIGLTLKIIHDRIKNIRVVVSGSSALELSSNINEPLTGRKWEYHLYPISWQELSQHIGFLGVKQQFEIRLIYGMYPEIINRLGDEEAVLKQLASSYLYKDLLNYNGIRKPEILSKLLIALALQVGSEVSYNELAQLLRIDRATVEQYIGLLEQAYVIFRLNPLSRNVRNEISSSRKIYFYDNGIRNALIGNFNPLALRNDTGALWENFLISERLKANHYNNSTTKAYFWRTHAQQEIDYIEERGGQMYAYEFKWNPKAKNKFPNSFVEAYQPVEKQLIIPDNFEDFLR
- a CDS encoding AAA family ATPase — translated: MIQHIYQDLLNWKNSSTRKPLILQGARQVGKTWLMKEFGKREFEQVILTKFDQKLPH
- a CDS encoding gluconate 2-dehydrogenase subunit 3 family protein; translation: MNRREVIKSVALMFGGTLSAPTLMAMNHWEQATTPDTNAAAFSLTATQQKIVAEVAEMIIPKTNTVGAKDVGVPAFVEMMLKDCYLPPDHQRFLEGLTSLEQMKFLELNEAERRGALKMMEQQTKEQMKTPSKTVPFWRLMKELTLLGYFTSEAGIKASFEYVQIPGKLENIKLKPNQKSYAY
- a CDS encoding GMC oxidoreductase gives rise to the protein MYLNIKATKDNTFDAIVVGSGMTGGFAAKELTEKGMKVLMIERGKEIKHVQDYDTAMKQPWEIEHRGKTTLVSAEERWANSRFWGLGSEEVVNHLTNDKENPYIEKRPFDWIRAYHTGGKSMHWGRQSYRWNKQDFEANAKEGIGIDWPIRYEDLEPWYTHVEKFVGVSGQKEGLDVLPDGHFLPPMPLFAPEAYFKKVMFDKFNRPVTVGRVANLTQPQAIHTELGRASCQYRNKCARGCPYGGYYSSLSGAIPAAMRTKRLTMLHDSIVAEIIYDDQKNKAVGVRVINQHNNLVTDYFSKIIFLNAGSINTAALMLNSKSRRFPNGFGNDSDQVGRNLMDHQLGAGATASIEGFEDDYVYGQRPNALYIPRFRNWGNDKQTAYLRGFGYQGGASREGWNRGVAADGFGSDFKENLTKPGAWTISIGGFGEVLPDPNNRMYLDPDKKDKWGVPLIVFDAAFSDNDRAIRKDIVASAVEMLETAGFKNVTPYDRPTHLGLGIHDMGTARMGRDPKTSVLNSFNQVHDSKNVFVTDGAAMASASCVNPSITYMALTARAVDHAVKSLKKREL
- a CDS encoding sugar phosphate isomerase/epimerase translates to MNNRRKFLKQASSALAIGAVAPAMAHENAATPKAQEDLFKLGIAGYSFVHFKLDQALEMMRKVDVHYLCIKDFHLPFNSTDEQIAAFHATLKASNVTGYAVGPIYMKTTQEIDNGFEYAKRVGVKLIVGVPNEELLPYIDKKVKEYDMRYAIHIHGPDIKLWPNASSVINAVKNLDPRMGLCFDMGHDARFGDDPIADLKKYADRIFDIHLKNVTAASKEGKTCELGRGIIDVPAFVAMLRKIKYSGSCSLEYEKDMKDPLAGIAESVGYFKGVCQASRK